AAAGGCACTCAAGGTTCTTTCAATGATTTCAGAGGGAACAGCCTCTGGCTAAACCACTAAGGCTGAAATATTTGTTCAGATAAAGGTTTGGGCTGTAGAACTTGAATTCTAATAAATCCAGACAATACAGTGTGAGGGAAAGTTTATCTAAATGACATATTTAAACTCTCCTGAGAAGGAAACTTTCCTTAGGCAGGTCATGTGTTCAGTACCTCAGTATGGCCTTTCAGAAGGAAGTGAAGTCCCTTCCCTAATGGGTAACACCACATCCAAGAATGGTGTCAAACTAAGCTTGCAAGTTGTGGGCCAGATCAGACACCCACCAAAAACTCAGGCATAGTTCAGCATTGCTTTAACACTTCCTAAGATGAACTGGCTTAAGACTTGGTAACCCAACGTCCCACACCTCCGCAAGCAGAAAGTCTGCAAACAGAAGAACTGAGGTAAATTCACAGCTGAAACAcaaaaatgacagcaacaaagcatttctcatggaaagaaaaaaaagctcttctCCATGcatcaggaaaataattttacacTGCCAAATAAACCTTAAAATCATAGAGGTTGGGGGCTGCAAGCAGAATTTGATAGATGTGACGAATATTGGTTAATCACTTCTATTAATTTTACACAAACATGTTGCTCTATAAGTGACCTGTTCTGCACTCATCTTCAAAACTATTAAGCatgagcaaaaaagaaagaaaaaggagaaaatgagaagtgcTTCCTACACTTGATTTACCCAGACTCCAGCAGAGTGAGAGCTTTCACCTCTACCTACTTTGCTTATTGTCCCCAGATGCCACCTCTGACAGGTATCTGTAGTAATCgcctttcattttcaaatagaaGACCTTGCTTTCCGGCTGCGTGGCGTTGACAATAAGGTATTTATCCAGGAGTTcctgagaaagcaaaacatcgctttttgttttcttcccaagtCATAAAAATAATGTCTGAAACCAAGCCTCCATTACAACAGTGAACACAAAGTGGTAGAACACGAACATGCATACTTGTGTGTCAGTCACTTCAATGTTCCCTAAACTCAGtaagtaaaaaagaaaccatttgtATTCTTATCCTCAGAACATTTGCTCTGTTGAAGCTATTGAGAATCTGCAGAACCTAATGGCTATCAGAGCTTAATACTGCAAGTATTTTCCTAGAAATACACTGAAGCAAAACTACACCCACAAGCAAGCTaatgaagagcagcagcttgCTATTAGCACAGATGTAGTCACCTTTCCCACCACAGGTTTCAACtctgtgcatgtcagtgaaTCTGTAACAAACTGATGCtatctgcagctccagctgaaaACCTGAACAGCGGCACAGACAGCACGTGCACATTCAGAAAGAGGTGAGAAGACTGAGAGTACTGGCATCATCTGTTCCTGAGGGCAGATCtgtagcaaaacaaacaacagcataaAGGATCCCTCTCgtttaagagaaagaaacaacagaactaATTCTGGGGAAGTGCAAACCTTCTCCATCCCCTAAAAGGTACTGAACAATCCTCAGGAAGTCAGCATTCATTAACAAAACAATTTAAGCAAACAGCAAGCTTTTTAATCAGGATTTATGCTATTGCTAATCTCACTTTCACACTGAGCACTGGCCAGCAGTTAGGCAGCCTTCAACACTGCCTTGTTCGtttctatttaaacaaaatgctatttttgaaACATGAATACAGAAAATTCCTTAAGAAACCAACTAGATTATTTAGGAGCTAGAAGAGGACTTAAACCTGTGGTAAGCAGAACTGCTTCCCTGCTATGGTGATGCAGTATCTACAACCCGAATAAGATTCCTTAAGGCTCTCTGAAGAATACTGCAGTACAAGCTACTGTTATTTTTGCTGTTGGATTATTACCAGAACATCATTGCAGATATCTTGCAATTCAGCCTCAATTTTCTCACGATATTCTCTTCCcatctgctgttttttctcattcctctctgttttctgttcaatGCTGGAAATCACACGCCAAGATGAGCGGCGGGCACCGACCACGTTCTTGTAGGCAACTGAGAGGAGATTCCTTTCTTCATTGGACAGTTCATGTCCTTGCTCAGTGACAGCCTTCATAGCAGCAGCCATGTCATCGTAACGCTCGGCCTGCTCAGCCAGTTTGGCTTTCTGTACCAACTCACTCTTATCCATGGCTATCCTGTAGTTAGCGGggaataaaaagaggaaaatacttttAGATTGTCTATACAGCAAAAGTTAATGTTGATGGGTGAAGGACAACTCACAGTCACTAAAAGACGACAAGTTTACCCACTCCAGTAGATACGAATAGTTTTTAGTGTAAAAAAAATTGACAGATAACAATTTACATACAGAAATTATGTACAATTACAACCCTGAAAGCACGTGACCATTATTCCACATATTTCTGCAAAATCTAAATGAGCATGAAGGTAGGCACGTCAGCATGTTCCCTGGGTAAGACTCTCCTCTTTCCCATAGCAGCCACAGCTCAGCCTGGGATACACCTCATGCTCTGCCGCAGGAATCAGCAGAGCCTTCATCTATTTTGGTTGTGTATTAGTCTTTAACAGCAACCGTTTCAGAGCACAGGCCAGCTGGACAACCCCTCCTGACAGCAAGCATCTTCTGCTCACTGCTAGAGATGTTTCTATAGGAATGTACCACACCCACCATAGATACAGCTGTCAGCAaccacagaaaatacatttatactGCTCTACTAGAAatttattctttatatatatagacaGATGCATATCTAAAATGGGCAATTCCACACACCTAGAGTGGCTGTGGATTTGGGCTCCTAAGGTCTTTAAGTACCTCTGACATGCACAGAAATGAATGGGATGTGGCCTGCGTAACAGTCCCTGCTGCAAAACCAATTGCTCGTATGGAAACAACTTGTTTATCATCTGCAGTGACTTCAGCTAAACTGCATCAAGAAGAACACATCACACCACCACTGCGTCCCTCAAGAGctttagcaaagaaaaatgaagctagTAAAGAACTTGTCAGTATCAGACTGAGCACTGCATGTTCCTACAAGACAGCAGCAACATTAAGTTAACTCGGCCATTAAACTAACGTTGTATTCTATCAGCTGGGCCCCAgtttgcaggaaaacaaaatgagtcTCCATGCAGAGGACCTCAATGCCTCACAAACTCCCAGGTGTTCAGATTCATCAGTAACATTTTGCCATACACTTAAATCTGCACTTCCTGACAGACCCAGAATGGTCATTTTTGTTAGCATTGAGCACTAAGATTCCTCTCTTGCTGCTTCAAGTCAATCAGGGCTCTCACTGTCTAGATCAGAACTATTCAGTGTGAGATCTAAACAGCCTACAAACAACTctaaagaaactggaaaaaataaataagaatacatTCCTAATTGGCTTTCACAGGCTTCTATTGATTAGGCAAGAGACTGTAGCTCTATGTAAAGGACTGACAAAACACTGCTGTACATACACATGTACACAGTAAGACTAAGGAAATCACCAGACTGTTCACCATTGAGAGGATCTATTACAACTGCTGCAACTTCCCAAACCATTCCCTTAGCTCAGCACCGTGTTTAGAGCACACCTGAAGAATGCTTTCTATGTCACAAGAGCCAAATTTAAGTAACAGGACACCTAAACAAAACACTTCCAGCTTCCTCAGTCTGCACAGCTTCTACAAGTTCTGCCACCATCTTCTCCTCCTTTCAGGGAACACAGTTATACATTAGAcagagcctgcatgctgaagcCCCAAGGCAAGCAATGCCAGTAGTTTACATTCTGCCACTGGAAGGTCAGTCTGATCTTTGATCTGCATTTTGCCAATAGCGATCTGACGTGCACACAAGTCATTGGTCCAGAATTTTGTTTACAAACAAAATGTAGTTTAGTTTGGAAATGCTGAGGAGTTTGTTTTATCAAGCTACCTGACATATTTATCTCTGGATGCAAGTCAGTCTGTGGCAGCCAATGGGTTCGTGTAAGGACGTGCTAAGGAAATCAAGAGGGAACTGCAAGGACCAAGTGCTAGTGGATAAAAGAGCTCCAGAAACCACTTTAACACATCAGCTATACAGCCAAAGCATTAGCACGGAGCATTACAATGCTGCTTCTCAAATAACTTCCTTTAGTAGCATACATTCAAGCACATCTTAAATGCAACTTAAAGTCATTACTGAAGATGGAGCTCCTCAGAACTTCACTGGCTTAAATGAAGAATTCATTACACAGGGGTTTGAACTGTTGATTTATCTCAATATCTGTACTCTTAGTGTGTTTGCTATGAAACTGCAAAGTACTGTTCCATAAAATGGAGTTAACAGAACTTCAACGCAGCAAGAAACACATTGCCCACACCAAGATGTCTGCAACCTGCCAGTCAGCCTACCGTTACTTCAGTCACAGGGTGCTGTGTAAAGATCACTTCATTCTGTTGCTTACCTTGCTAGAAGCCTGGAGAAGAGCTTTGCAGAGCTATGCTGGCTTGAGCTCCAAAAGAGGGAAGTGTttgccagaaggaaaaaaagatacaagGAAAGGAGTGATGTTTGAAAAGGCAAAGAGGCAAGTATCACTTATAACTAGTCCCTCCCATAAAGGAGATGGAAGCCACACTAACAATGGATCAGTGTGCCACAGTCTGAAACAAGCAAAGCCTACAGCTAAAAATAGTCCTAGGCCACAAACAGAAGCCAGCTAACAAAGGTTACCTGCAGCTAGGAGCCAGACACACAGAGGTGACAAACAGAAGGCCAACAGGAACGATCTACTCTGGTACTACTGAAGCCATGCCATGTCGGcaaaagggaaagagggaagatggAAAAAGGAGGGAAGACGTGCAGATCACAGCCATGGAGGAGTTGCAGAAGTTGCCTGTTCTAAGCGGAAGGTGCTCAGATTTGTTCATACATTGAAAATTCTTAAGATTGCCTTCTTAAGAATCTGTCAAACCACAACTTAGCAGCCCTCCAGAAAGGAGTGGTTGGACACCACTTACAGTAAGGAATGCCACTATtagccagcagctgcagccatcagTACAAGCAGCCAGCAATTCAAAGCACTCTGATTCCCCGCACTCAAAGTAAGAGACAAAAACCATCTCTCCCTCATACAGCCTAAACTCTGCCAACACATTACAAGTGCAGGATTGCGTGTATAGGCAGATTACAACTGCTTACTTCCCTCCCCACAAAAAGTTCTACATCCGTGTAGGTGAGAGCTGATACAATGACAAAACACCTAAGGTAGAGCTCAGCAGGTTTATAAACGCTTGGTTACTTTCAGTGCAAGATGCAGTAAGGAGGGGAAGGTGTGTCCATCCTGGATGTAGCACCTGAACTCAGGACACCCAGAGCTCTCAAGAGCGATGCACAACACTGGAGGTTCACATGTCAATAACAGCTGAAGAGCAAACCATGTAAGGTAACGTTCCTCAGAAGACTGCGAGTGCTTGAGGAGGGCTGCATCTTGCTGCTCAGCAGTTACAGCACCTG
This genomic window from Excalfactoria chinensis isolate bCotChi1 chromosome 15, bCotChi1.hap2, whole genome shotgun sequence contains:
- the YWHAB gene encoding 14-3-3 protein beta/alpha, whose amino-acid sequence is MDKSELVQKAKLAEQAERYDDMAAAMKAVTEQGHELSNEERNLLSVAYKNVVGARRSSWRVISSIEQKTERNEKKQQMGREYREKIEAELQDICNDVLELLDKYLIVNATQPESKVFYLKMKGDYYRYLSEVASGDNKQTTVANSQQAYQEAFEISKKEMQPTHPIRLGLALNFSVFYYEILNSPEKACNLAKTAFDEAIAELDTLNEESYKDSTLIMQLLRDNLTLWTSENQGDEGDAGEGEN